DNA from Labrus bergylta chromosome 3, fLabBer1.1, whole genome shotgun sequence:
AATatcaaaaactattttttttaaatccatataCTGTAGGACAATGGGTGTGTAAGGGAAATCATTTGGAGTGTTTTGTAAAATATGACTCACTTACTTTGATTTGTCCTTTGCAGAACCATGGAGAAGAGACAACAAGGAGTCAAGCCCTTCTGTGTATCACTCTGATGGTAACTTTCAATCTgaagtttaaaacaaacattttgtcacatttgttcatttattctatttgttaagtttatttttataacatgtggtggacactgtattttaaataaagccATTCTGAGTttgttcagactttttttttttgttctacaCTCTGTGTACAGACAATTATGATTGGACCACATGGTTCAATGTTGATCATCCTGGAGGCCCCGGAGACTATGAACAGCTTGAAGCCATTCGCTTCTACTACCGTGCCCGAGTGTGTGAAACTCCCCGTGCTATCGAGGCCAGAACCACTGAGTGGGTACCAGCCCGTGAAACTGGGGAGACGGTCCACGCAGACCCCACTATTGGCTTCTGGTGCCTCAACGAGGAGCAGGGTCCTGAACGAAACTGCTCCAACTACGCAGTTCGCTTCCTATGTCCCaaaggttacattttttttaaacacctttatacttttttttttttttttttaccaaaaactGGTTTCAGTGTAAAAGCAAGACATAGCCTACTCTCTAAGTCTAGAACGCCAGAAAGCTTAACTTGAATGAAGACTTGAACGGTGACACAGGAAAATAAGAGAGGACTTTTTAGTCGATTAATCTTTTCAGTTGATTATCTGACTTATCTGACTGCTTTCCCCTCTTCAACAGATAACCCAGTGAGCATGCAGGGTACCTGGGGTCACTGGTCAGATTGGAGCCCATGTCCTGCTCTCTGTGGTCAGGTGGGGGTCCAACTGCGTTCGAGAAACTGTCACTCTCAATCTTTGCCTTGCACTGGGCCTAAAGTGGAAGGAAAAGAATGCAATGGACCTGAATGTCCAAAAGCAGGTTCAGTACAGCTGACCAGATAGATCCTTTTTCTATAATTCTGTTTTCATTCAACCAGGTTTTGACTTTTCTTGTTAGATATGGGATAACAAGTATTGACTAAAAGACTATCCTTGCTTTATTCTACTCTTTAGATTGCTCTCTGCAGTGTGTGATGGGAAGAGTGAATGTTGACTGTGATGCATGCATGTGTAAAGAACACATCCTGCTTGGTTCTGTCCGTGGGGCCGGGGGTCTTACGGCTGAAGGGGCTACCATCCTTCGCTCTGACAAACTCCTCACCCTTACTGACCACAACGGGCATTTTCGCATCCCTGGCATCTGCCCTGATGGGAACACCACCCTGACAGTCACCCTGCAGGGTCATGCCCCTCATAGTGTTGTCGTGCCACACAGTGCCGAACGTACCTCTGTCCTCACTGTGCAGCTGAAAAGAACAGGTAGTAGATTTAgaccaaaatattttttttgcatttcaagtTAGCCATGTCAGGAAGCCAATCAGTAATGTGATATTTCTTAAATTTGTCAGAAAAGCTTCATGTGCTAAGCAACCCTGAGGGCAAGGTCAGGCGAGAGGGACAAGCGACTGCCTTCTGCTgcaaagtggcaggaacaccaCAACCACACAAGTACCAATGGTAGGGGTTGTAACAATAAATCATCACCCACAAATGAGTCACATTGAGGTATATAGTGTTTAAATACTATGGTATATTCactgacttttctttttgaatcaACAGGTTTCATAACAATACTCTCATGGAGAAACAATTGGAGAGCACCCTAGTCCTAAAAGATCTGCGTTCTGAGCAGACTGGAGAGTACTACTGCAGAGCAATCAGTCAATCTGGGGCTATAAAGACCAAACCAGCTACACTCAAAGTCTTAGGTGTGTTCTAAATAAATtgataaaaatatattaaatacacAAGAATATGGAATTTCAATatgatattgtattttttatttccacagGTAAAGATGAGCATTCATGTAATCCCAAACCTGAGTCCCACCTAATCAGGCTTCCACATGACTGCTACCAAAACAGTACAGACTCTTTCTACTACAACGTTGGCAAGTGTCCTTCAGGTACATGTGCTGGACAGCTGGACAATGGTATCAGGTGCAAAGACAAAGTGGCTTACTGCTGTGGTGTGCAAAAGATGGAAGAGAGGCAGCTGACCTGCCAGGGCTATAAACTGCCCACCATGGTGGTGACCGAGTGTGGCTGCCAGAAATGTGTTGATACCAAGGCCATAGTGCATGGTAGGGCCATTGCTGCAGACAATGGTGAGCCAATGAGGTTTGGACATATCTTTATGAATGGAGTCAGAATCAGTCGCACAGGCTACAAAGGAACTTTCTCCATCCAAGTTCCTCCAGACACAGGAAGGCTAGTCTTGACTTTTGTGGATAACATGCAGAAATTTGTCAACACTACAAAGGTACTTCCATTTAACACTAAAGGAGGGGCTGTTTACCATGAGATCAAACTTTTAAGAAAGAAAGCCCCTGTGACCATCAGCTCTACAGAAACCAACACTCTGGACCTTGGGGAGGTAGAGGGCCAGGAAGCAATTGTTCAAATCCAGATTCCCCCCAATTCCTTCTACACTGAGAGAGGAGAAGTCTTCACGGGTAAAGTTAACGCTAGTGTGACTTTCCTCGACCCCAGAGACATTTctacagctgctgcagctcaaaGTGATCTCAACTATGTAGGAGATGAAGGAGATACCCTGCCCCTGAGAACCTATGGGATGTTCTCAATTGACTTCAGGGGCGAGGAAAACAATGAGCCCCTGAACGCAGGCGAAGTGAAGGTGTTCCTGGATTCTGCCCAGGTGCAAATGTCAGAACATCTCAATACCATGAAGCTGTGGTCACTAAACCCTGATACAGGCCTGTGGGAGGACGAAGGAAGTCTGCAgttggagaagaaaagaagaggcaaaAGAGAGGAGCGAACCTTTCTGATTGGCAACATGGAGATCAGAGAAAGACGTCTTTTTAACTTAGATGTCCCAGAGAACCGCAGGTGTTATGTGAAAGTGAGAGCCTTCCGCAGTGAACGCTTTATGCCCAGTGAGCAGGTGGAGGGGGTTGTTGTGAGTCTTATAAACATGGAGCCCACAGCTGGATACTCAACTAACCCTCGTGCCTGGGGCCGTTTTGATAGTGTCGTCACTGGCTCAAATGGTGCCTGTCTTCCTGCCTTCTGTGATGACCAAAAAGCAGATGCCTACTCTGCCTACGTAATGGCTAACCTTGgaggagaggagctggaggCTGTCCCTTCTGCACCAAAACTTAATCCAAACCTTGTTGGAGTGCCTCAGCCTTACTTGGGAAAGCTGAACTACAGGCGGACAGACCATGAAGACCCCAGAGTGAAAAAGACAGCATTCAGTATCAATGTGGCAAAACCAATTCCTAACATGGCAGAGGAAGGAAACGGACCAGTGTACTCATTCGAGAACTTAAAAGAATGTGAGGAGGCACCCTTCAGTGCTGCACACTTCCGCTTTTCAAGAGTAGAAGGGGACCGCTACGATTACAACACTGTGCCGTTCAACGAAGATGACCCAATGAGTTGGACAGAGGACTACCTGAGCTGGTGGCCCAAACCCATGGAATATCGGGCCTGCTACATTAAGGTGAAAATCAATAGCCCACATGAAATCAATGTGCGATCACGCAACATGGGTGGCACCCATCCTAAGACGGTTGGCCAGCTGTATGGTCTTAGGGACACTCGCAGCATCCGGGACATGGACCAGACAGGTGTATCAGCAGTCTGCCTGGAGTTCAAGTGCAGTGGAATGCTGTATGACCAGGAACGTGTAGATCGTACCCTGGTTAAGGTGATACCACAAGGTAGCTGTAAGAGAGATAATGTCAATTCAATACTCCAGGAATACCTGGTCAACCACCTGCCCCTAGCTGTTAACAATGATACCAATGAGTTTACTATGCTGGCACCTCTTGACCCTCTAGGCCATAACTACGG
Protein-coding regions in this window:
- the cilp gene encoding cartilage intermediate layer protein 1 produces the protein MSLRLLLLITGITSATVTAQEPWRRDNKESSPSVYHSDDNYDWTTWFNVDHPGGPGDYEQLEAIRFYYRARVCETPRAIEARTTEWVPARETGETVHADPTIGFWCLNEEQGPERNCSNYAVRFLCPKDNPVSMQGTWGHWSDWSPCPALCGQVGVQLRSRNCHSQSLPCTGPKVEGKECNGPECPKADCSLQCVMGRVNVDCDACMCKEHILLGSVRGAGGLTAEGATILRSDKLLTLTDHNGHFRIPGICPDGNTTLTVTLQGHAPHSVVVPHSAERTSVLTVQLKRTEKLHVLSNPEGKVRREGQATAFCCKVAGTPQPHKYQWFHNNTLMEKQLESTLVLKDLRSEQTGEYYCRAISQSGAIKTKPATLKVLGKDEHSCNPKPESHLIRLPHDCYQNSTDSFYYNVGKCPSGTCAGQLDNGIRCKDKVAYCCGVQKMEERQLTCQGYKLPTMVVTECGCQKCVDTKAIVHGRAIAADNGEPMRFGHIFMNGVRISRTGYKGTFSIQVPPDTGRLVLTFVDNMQKFVNTTKVLPFNTKGGAVYHEIKLLRKKAPVTISSTETNTLDLGEVEGQEAIVQIQIPPNSFYTERGEVFTGKVNASVTFLDPRDISTAAAAQSDLNYVGDEGDTLPLRTYGMFSIDFRGEENNEPLNAGEVKVFLDSAQVQMSEHLNTMKLWSLNPDTGLWEDEGSLQLEKKRRGKREERTFLIGNMEIRERRLFNLDVPENRRCYVKVRAFRSERFMPSEQVEGVVVSLINMEPTAGYSTNPRAWGRFDSVVTGSNGACLPAFCDDQKADAYSAYVMANLGGEELEAVPSAPKLNPNLVGVPQPYLGKLNYRRTDHEDPRVKKTAFSINVAKPIPNMAEEGNGPVYSFENLKECEEAPFSAAHFRFSRVEGDRYDYNTVPFNEDDPMSWTEDYLSWWPKPMEYRACYIKVKINSPHEINVRSRNMGGTHPKTVGQLYGLRDTRSIRDMDQTGVSAVCLEFKCSGMLYDQERVDRTLVKVIPQGSCKRDNVNSILQEYLVNHLPLAVNNDTNEFTMLAPLDPLGHNYGIYTVTDQDPRTAKEIALGRCFDGTSDGTSRVMKSNDGVALTFTCGDREVTRQSVFQALQNPQSSSVTSVVRGEGRQNRRRQRANAPRNSRRRSTRNPLGKRKGSS